In the Candidatus Woesearchaeota archaeon genome, TGGAGGGCGTGCCTTGCATTTACCATGAAGATTAAGCCATTATTACCTACGCTACGCGAACGTAAACGGTATTTGGTCTTTCAAATCCATTCTTCATCCCCACTTAAGGATGTAGGAGCGATACAACAGGCACTCATAGAGGCCCTTCTGCGATACCTTGGCGAGAAGCAGCTTGCAAAAGCAGGTGTTTCTTTTTTAGATGACCATTATCATCTAGGGAATCAAGAGGGAATCATTCGCGTGAACCACACGTCGGTTGATGAAGTCAGAGCAGGTTTGTGCTTTGCTCAGCAGATAGGAACGGTTCCTGTTATATTCCACATCAAAGGAGTAAGCGGCATTTTAGCAAAGGCTCAACACAAATATTTAAAAACTCGCTCATAACATTCACCAAGTTTACCAAAAGAAGATAAAAATGATTGAGGATAAAAACGGAGGTCCTTTACTATGCAACCAATGACACATCAGGTAATGGGATATGATCGGGCCATTACCATGTTCAGTCCAGACGGAAGACTCTTACAAGTTGAATACGCCAAGAAAACCGTCAAACAGGGAAGTACGGCAATTGGTCTTACCTGTAGCGATGGTATCGTTCTTGTTACGGATAAACGTATTGTTGATACCTTGGTTGTCCCTGAATCTGTTGAGAAAATTTTTAAGATTGACGATCATATTGCAGCAACTGCCTCGGGTATACTTTCAGATGCCAGAATTCTCGTCGAACGTGCACAAATAAAAGCACAGCAACACCAAGTAACCTTTGACAGTCCTACTGACACCTTGAGTATTGTTAAGGATATCTGTAATGTCAAGCAGTTCTGTACACAAACCGGTGGCTTACGACCTTTTGGTGTTTCGTTAATCATTGCTGGTGTTGATCAAGGAAAGCCGCATCTCTTTGAGACCGATCCTACAGGGATCTTCTTCGAGTACAAAGCAACGGTTATTGGCGAAGGAGAAGTAGAGATAGAAGACATTCTCCATAAGGAATACCGAGAAAACATGACCTTAGATGAAGGAATGAAACTTGCAGTAAAAGCACTGGTAAAGACTCTCGATAATAAATTTGGTGTTGAACGATTGGATTGTGCCTATATCACGGCAAAAGAGGGTATGTTTAAACGACTGAGCAGGCAAGAACTTGATAATGTCTTAAAACAGATGAGAAAGAAGGATCAAATAAAATGAGAGAAGTATTTGACCACGAAAAAGTTTCCCTGAATGTCGCACGACTAAAAAAACAGGGACACATTTTTGAAATTGTTATTGATCCAGACAAAGCAGTTGAGTTTAAGGAAGGCAAAAGTGTTACGCTTCCTGAAGTGCTGAAGGCAGAGAAGGTTTATACAGATGCTCGGAAAGGGTTGCTTGCGTCTGAACATCAGATGCAGGAACTTTTTGAAAGCACTGATCCAATGGTTGTGGCTCAGAAGATTCTTAAAGAAGGGGAGATTCAGTTTACCGTTGAACATAGAGCTAAAGTCCGCGAGGATAAATTAAAACGGATTATTGCCCTCATCAGTAGAAATGGTGTGGATCCTAAAACCCATTTGCCTCATCCACCACAACGGATTGCAAATGCCTTGGAGGAAGCAAAGGTTCATGTGCAGGAATTGAAATCAGTCGAGGAACAAATCCCGGAAATCGTCAAAAAGATTAGGGTAGTACTTCCTATCCGATTTGAAATGAAACAACTTGCACTGAAGATCCCAGCACAATACGCGCCAAAGACCTATGGGTCTATCAAGCAGTTTGGAACTTTACTTAGAGAGGAATGGGAATCAGATGGTTCTTTTGTATGTACGGTTGAAATCCCTGGAGGTATGGAATCAGAGTTCTTTGATAAACTCAACAGCCTTACCCATGGAACCGTTGAAAGTAGACTGTTACAGACACGATAATGACATACGAAAAAAGATGATAACAAAAGATGATAACAAAAGACAGTAAGAAGCTAGTGATGGAGTTGATGTGAGTATGGGAGAATTACTCGTTGAAAATAAACAGGTTGTTGTACCTGGTGAAAAATTAGCAGAGGGAATGGATTATGTTCCTGGCGAGGGTACGTATCGCTTGGGTGAGTCTGTTCTGGCACATAAACTTGGTTTGGTAAGCGTTCTTGGAAGAACCATTAAACTTATTCCGCTTGCTGGCCGTTATTTGCCAAAGCGTGGCGACACTATTATTGGAAGAGTGATTGATGTAACGATTAGTGGATGGAGAGTTGATACCAATTCAGCGTATTCTGCACTTTTGAACATGAAAGATGCGACTTCGAATTTTATTCAACGAGGAACAGATCTTACCAAATTTTATGATGTTGGAGATTACCTTGTTGCAAAGATCGTTGGCGTTACCTCACAAAACTTAGTTGACCTTACGACCAAAGGACCAGGATTACGAAGACTTCAGGGTGGAAGAATTATCATTGTCAACCCATACAAGGTTCCTCGTATTATTGGCAAACAAGGGTCAATGGTAAGCATGTTGAAGGAAGAAACAGGCTGTAGAATTGTGGTTGGGCAGAATGGTGTTGTCTGGGTTGATGGCGAGCCAAGCCAGGAGAATCTTGCGGTTGCAACCATTAAAAAGATTACCCAAGAGAGTCATCTCACTGGACTTACTGACCGAATTAAGGCATTCCTGAGTGAGAAAAAGGGTGGTTTGGTTGGGGGAAGTGGAGAACAAAGCGTTTCTCTGTAATCATCCCAGAGACTAACAATAATGATAACTATGAACAGACGATGAAAAGGTGTTCCTTATGAGCTATGAAGAAAGAACAGATAATAGAGGTTTTGAAGAACTACGACCAATTGAGGCAAAGGCAGGTATTATTAAAAGAGCTGAGGGCTCGGCAATGTTTAAAATAGGAAAAACCGTTGCTTATGCTGCGGTGTATGGTCCTCGGGATCTGTACCCTAAATTCTTGCAGGATCCAGCAAAAGGTGTGCTTCGATGTAACTATAACATGATGCCTTTTTCTGGTGCAGGTGAACGAGTACGTCCTGGACAGAATAGAAGAGCAAGAGAGATCTCACTCGTTACCGAGAAAGCACTTCTGCCCGTCATTAACCTTGAAGAGTTTCCTAATGCAGTGGTTGATGTCTTTATCGAATTTCCCTCAACCGATGCAGGATCGAGATGTGCAGGAATCTGTGCAGCCTCTATTGCATTAGCGGACGCGGGTATTCCTATGAAGGATTTAGTGACAGCAATCAGCGTGGGAAAAGTGGATGATAAGCTTGTGGTTGATTTGGATTACGATGAAGAAGCGTATCAGGATGGAGAGGTTGCTGACGTTCCTGTTGCGATGATTCCTTCAACCGGCGAAATTAGCCTCTTACAGATGGATGGCGTTATCACCAAAGAAGAGCTCAGCAAATGCCTTGGTTTGGTGAAGGATGCCTGCCAGAAAATTACTGAAATTCAGCGAGCAGCATTAAAAGAGAAATTTAGAAATGGTGAGTAACTATGGCACAGAAATTAACTATAGATCAAAAATCACATCTTTTGGCATGCCTTCGTAAAGGCATTCGCTATGATGGAAGATCATTGGAAGAGTACAGACCCGTACAGATAGAGGTTGGCGTTGTCAAAACTGCTGAGGGATCTGCTCGGGTAAAAATAGGAGACACTGAATTACTCGCAGGAGTGAAGTTAGCAATTGAGAAGCCTTATCCAGACATTCCTGATGAAGGAACATTAATGGTGGGTGCAGAATTCTTACCATTATCAAATCCTGATTTTGAAATGGGCCCTCCAAGCACTGAAGCAATTGAGCTTGCTCGTGTTGTCGATCGTGGTATTAGGGAGTCAAAGGCAATTGATACCAAAAAGCTCTGTCTTATTGTCGGCGAGAAGGTATGGATTGTTCAGGTTGATATCTGCATCGTCAATGATAGCGGCAATCTTTTTGATGCCTCAAGTTTAGCGGTTTTAGCAGCGCTGATGAATACCCGTTTCCCAACCAATGAAAACGGAAAGATTGACTATAAAACCCTAACGAATGAGCACCTTCCCCTCTTGAAGTATCCCATTGAAGTAACGGTCTATAAACTTGGCGATCAATTGTTTGTCGATCCGACGATTGAAGAGCAGGGTGCGTATGATGCACGCTTGACGGTTGCTTCTCTGGAAAATGGAAAATTATGTGCACTCCAAAAAGGAGGAGATAATCCTCTTCAACCTGAAGAAATTATTGCAATGGTTGAATTGGCAATGAAGAAAGCAAAAGAACTACGCCCCTTAATCAAGGATCTTGAGGCACGGGCTTGAACAAATGTTGGTGATCTCTATGACAAAAACAGAACAAAACGAACCAATGGAATATACCAAATATGAAATTGCACGAATGCTTGGCAGTAGAGCACTGCAGATCTCACAAGGTGCACCCTTCTTGGTCAAAATCAGCGACAAAGAGCTCGAAGAAATAAAATATAGTCCTTTAGAGATCGCAAAGCGTGAGTTTGCAGCTGGTGTTCTTCCCATAACCGTTAAACGACCATACCCACTCCCAGGTCAGAAGAAACGCTAATTCTTTTTTGTAGTTTTTATAACGTTGCTTACGTGTAAATTATAATAGAAAACCTACATTTTTAATATTATTTGTTAGGTTTTCTAGTATATAATAGAGGAAAAAACATATTAAATACTATTGTCCTCTATTATAAATACTTGACTTATAGAACTCTTAGAAATAAGAAACAAAAGAAAAAGAATAAGCTTTGTTTATTTGCGCTTTTTTCCTTTTCTCTTCTGACCACCGCGGGCCATTTTTGCTCGTGAGACATCTCCTTGTTTATCAACAAAGTAGAGCCATCCAGATTCTTTTTTTACGCCTACTTTTGCAACTTTTTGTGCCATTTTGTTAGTACCTCATTTTTCACCTCGCTGCGCGAGGCATTTTACTTACTTAAAAGCGTGTTTGTTTAAATAGTTTTCGAATTTTATCGTTGAGATTCAATGGTTTGATGAATCATTGAAAATCATTTGCTTTTTTTCTTCCCTTTCTCCACTTACCTGTAGGCTTTAATCCATGAGTGCTCCATTGCCTAACAATAGTATCACGGTGAAAGCCAAGTTCTCGTGCAGTGCGAGAAGCATTACCTTGGTAGGTAGTATAAGCATCTATAATTCTTGTCGTTTCTTCAGGGAGAATTGCTCCACCCTTTCCTCTCAGGATGTAACCAGCATTTTCCCAACAATTCTTTACTGTTCCCCATCTATAACCAGATCTTCGTGCAACTGCTGCAATATTTGGGTTTGCTGGGTCATATAATGCAAGAACTTCCCTAACCTCTAATGGATGCAGCGATGCTCCTTCTTTGCGCTCATCTAAGTGAGCTTCACTCCAGTACTTGTCCACGGTATCCCATGAATGACCTGATCTTCGAGCAGCTTCAGTAACATTTCCTTTACACGGTTCGTACAGAGCAACGATCCTCTTTTTTTCTTTTTCTGGTATTTCATGCGTGGGCATCATGTCTTCAAGACCTGCCCTGCTTCCGTATTTCCGTACGGTTACCCTCGTATGCCCTGTTTCTTGACTAACCAGTTTCAGGCTTCTCTTTCCTGGTTCAAGAGCATGGACAATCTTGTCAATCTCAGCCTGAGTGAGTCCATTTGGTCCACTGTTTACAATTGTAGGGATTGCTTGAGCAAGTTGATCAGCCTTCCAGAGCGCTTTATAGAGTCCGTTATCAAATTGAAAAAGACCTGTGCGTGATAGCCCATCATACGTTTCCCGATAATGTTCATAGAACTCAAGAGGATTTCCATGATAGTATCGTCTGCCGAATGTCACCACCAAAGGATCAAATGAGACTGTTCGAATAGGACGTCGCGGAAGCACTATTTTGCCATCTCTTCCAAACTCGTCTGCCACTAACATTAATCTTTCTCTGATTCCATCTATTCTTTTTTCAAGCTCATCTTGCGTAAGCCTCGTTGGAGAGGTGGATAAATGAGAGCGGTCAATGAAATTACTCAAGAGGCTACGGTACGGTTCTTCAAAATGTGCCTCAACTATTTCATAAACCTGTTCTATACCAAGTGCTCGAGCAGGGGTATCTTCTTCATCAAGGCCCTGTTGATTTCCATAGACGATGTCATAATATCTTTTACGAGAATTTATAAAAGCCTCATCAGTGCGAGAGCTGTCAAATCTATCAGTGTAAGCAAAGGTAACGCTCTCTGCGAGTCCAGCAATATAACTATATTGATCACTAAAAGTGACTATAGGGGATAATGGATCTCTTAACACACCAAGAGCAACTCGAGTAACGAATTCTCTTTTAGCATCAGGAAGTTCAAATGTACTCACCATTGCTAGAACACGATCCTCAAGTCTATATCTTCCTTCGTGACTGCTCTTTTCCAGTACATGAAATGCTTCAATGGATGAAATAGTTAGTGTATAATGATCACTCACTGGTTGCGCATTATCTCTTTTCAAGATACCATCCCATTAATAAAAGCAAGAGTAATCAATACTCTTTAAAATAGTTTTGATAGACAAAACATAAAAGCAAAAACAGTAAACCATAAATAGTGCTGGTCTCTTTTCTGAGCTATGAAGGAAATAACTGAAGTGAAAATCAAAAAATACCTTCGTGTTACCGCAAAAGCTCTAAAGAAAATAAAAATAAGCGCTCCTGAAAAAACACATCTTTACCGTCAAGCAGAGGATGTTTTGGATATGGCAACACGCTATTACCATGACGCTGAACACTTCATGCAGAAGGGTGATTATGTCAATGCCTTTGCAGCCATAAATTATGCTCATGGGTGGCTTGATGCTGGTG is a window encoding:
- a CDS encoding exosome complex exonuclease Rrp41 produces the protein MSYEERTDNRGFEELRPIEAKAGIIKRAEGSAMFKIGKTVAYAAVYGPRDLYPKFLQDPAKGVLRCNYNMMPFSGAGERVRPGQNRRAREISLVTEKALLPVINLEEFPNAVVDVFIEFPSTDAGSRCAGICAASIALADAGIPMKDLVTAISVGKVDDKLVVDLDYDEEAYQDGEVADVPVAMIPSTGEISLLQMDGVITKEELSKCLGLVKDACQKITEIQRAALKEKFRNGE
- a CDS encoding exosome complex protein Rrp42, with product MAQKLTIDQKSHLLACLRKGIRYDGRSLEEYRPVQIEVGVVKTAEGSARVKIGDTELLAGVKLAIEKPYPDIPDEGTLMVGAEFLPLSNPDFEMGPPSTEAIELARVVDRGIRESKAIDTKKLCLIVGEKVWIVQVDICIVNDSGNLFDASSLAVLAALMNTRFPTNENGKIDYKTLTNEHLPLLKYPIEVTVYKLGDQLFVDPTIEEQGAYDARLTVASLENGKLCALQKGGDNPLQPEEIIAMVELAMKKAKELRPLIKDLEARA
- a CDS encoding RNA-binding protein, which produces MGELLVENKQVVVPGEKLAEGMDYVPGEGTYRLGESVLAHKLGLVSVLGRTIKLIPLAGRYLPKRGDTIIGRVIDVTISGWRVDTNSAYSALLNMKDATSNFIQRGTDLTKFYDVGDYLVAKIVGVTSQNLVDLTTKGPGLRRLQGGRIIIVNPYKVPRIIGKQGSMVSMLKEETGCRIVVGQNGVVWVDGEPSQENLAVATIKKITQESHLTGLTDRIKAFLSEKKGGLVGGSGEQSVSL
- a CDS encoding ribosome assembly factor SBDS; this translates as MREVFDHEKVSLNVARLKKQGHIFEIVIDPDKAVEFKEGKSVTLPEVLKAEKVYTDARKGLLASEHQMQELFESTDPMVVAQKILKEGEIQFTVEHRAKVREDKLKRIIALISRNGVDPKTHLPHPPQRIANALEEAKVHVQELKSVEEQIPEIVKKIRVVLPIRFEMKQLALKIPAQYAPKTYGSIKQFGTLLREEWESDGSFVCTVEIPGGMESEFFDKLNSLTHGTVESRLLQTR
- the psmA gene encoding archaeal proteasome endopeptidase complex subunit alpha, giving the protein MTHQVMGYDRAITMFSPDGRLLQVEYAKKTVKQGSTAIGLTCSDGIVLVTDKRIVDTLVVPESVEKIFKIDDHIAATASGILSDARILVERAQIKAQQHQVTFDSPTDTLSIVKDICNVKQFCTQTGGLRPFGVSLIIAGVDQGKPHLFETDPTGIFFEYKATVIGEGEVEIEDILHKEYRENMTLDEGMKLAVKALVKTLDNKFGVERLDCAYITAKEGMFKRLSRQELDNVLKQMRKKDQIK
- a CDS encoding DUF357 domain-containing protein; protein product: MKEITEVKIKKYLRVTAKALKKIKISAPEKTHLYRQAEDVLDMATRYYHDAEHFMQKGDYVNAFAAINYAHGWLDAGARLGLFDVGHDSKLFTVD
- a CDS encoding DNA-directed RNA polymerase subunit K — encoded protein: MEYTKYEIARMLGSRALQISQGAPFLVKISDKELEEIKYSPLEIAKREFAAGVLPITVKRPYPLPGQKKR